The following are from one region of the Stigmatella ashevillena genome:
- the traA gene encoding outer membrane exchange protein TraA family protein, with protein sequence MALVCLAGTASAAKLPDVIVFGDPVAPSPDLPGTGLCVASSVSDSPSVDFRQDAPSYIGGMNEFMERTALDRVTYVLQAPFDLSNNNTGGTLASRGDFFNGTNYGTSFFINDPFTSFGSRFRGYLNVTQDMVNKTLHVGFYTDDAVSFVILDRNNVQYQVINRPPQLGLATWRTTNAVTFLKSGLYPIEILYAEISEHAAVEMSILDGAFTDSERGANQTPIVRLSDAGFLLVQPEKFFQTETGRPSFSNPAQCTQCLRANANAPGNGGCGVGSGYYCNGAALCAPCDTSRVCGPSCSPCGQSTPYCINVSGSFACVECSEDSQCPNGRCDPATNTCKGCLNNSDCPTGQCTNNACTGCNDDGDCLSGQVCDIPNFTCVECNRDEDCPPDEVCAPDIKQCRECNQDSDCERGKSCSGNQCVTCASNDSCAGNSCNCCPSGTQCAAPTPGTSPTCVECTNDSQCADGKTCDIANGRCVDAIAQCNTSDRCGQDCVKCPTERPLCLDGQVCVQCRNDLECGSGQFCISGECASCITDRHCGSRCSACPSDAPFCLSDGTSVGSSCVACRNDVDCGSGQCDTSTHTCLPTNGCEVSCAEGTLCNGSACVQCFADAHCPCGGSCDVAQGTCNSSCAESGDCLGVQHCSTATQLCERGRRMPGTEPQGGSFCCETTTADLPSTGGGAFLAMLLVGLLFLYSHRRV encoded by the coding sequence TTGGCGCTCGTGTGCCTCGCGGGTACCGCGTCGGCGGCGAAGTTGCCGGATGTCATCGTGTTTGGAGACCCTGTCGCACCGTCCCCCGACCTGCCAGGTACGGGGTTGTGTGTCGCCTCAAGTGTCTCAGACAGCCCATCCGTAGACTTTCGTCAAGATGCCCCGAGCTACATCGGAGGAATGAACGAGTTCATGGAGCGGACGGCCCTGGATCGGGTCACCTACGTGCTCCAGGCACCGTTCGACCTGTCTAACAACAACACGGGAGGAACACTCGCGAGCCGTGGCGACTTCTTCAATGGGACGAACTACGGAACGAGCTTCTTTATCAACGACCCATTCACCTCCTTCGGTTCCCGCTTCCGCGGATATCTCAATGTCACCCAAGACATGGTGAATAAGACTCTGCACGTCGGTTTCTATACCGATGATGCGGTGAGTTTCGTCATCCTTGATCGCAACAACGTCCAGTACCAGGTCATCAATAGGCCTCCGCAACTCGGGCTGGCCACTTGGCGTACAACCAACGCGGTCACTTTTCTGAAATCAGGCCTTTACCCTATCGAGATCCTCTACGCAGAGATCAGTGAACACGCTGCGGTGGAGATGTCGATTCTCGATGGAGCTTTTACTGACTCTGAACGGGGCGCCAATCAAACCCCCATCGTCAGACTCAGTGATGCGGGCTTCCTATTGGTCCAACCTGAGAAGTTTTTCCAGACGGAGACGGGGCGCCCCTCCTTTTCAAATCCGGCCCAATGCACGCAGTGCCTTCGTGCCAACGCGAATGCTCCTGGCAATGGTGGTTGCGGCGTAGGTTCTGGCTATTACTGCAATGGTGCCGCGCTATGCGCCCCCTGCGACACATCTCGCGTCTGTGGCCCTTCGTGCTCACCCTGCGGTCAAAGCACCCCCTACTGCATCAACGTCTCGGGCTCTTTCGCCTGCGTCGAGTGCAGCGAGGACAGCCAGTGCCCCAACGGCCGCTGTGACCCGGCCACCAACACCTGCAAGGGCTGTCTCAACAACTCCGACTGTCCTACCGGCCAGTGCACCAACAACGCTTGCACCGGCTGCAATGACGACGGCGACTGCCTCTCTGGCCAAGTCTGCGATATTCCCAACTTCACCTGTGTGGAGTGCAATCGGGACGAAGACTGCCCTCCCGATGAGGTCTGCGCCCCCGACATCAAGCAGTGCCGCGAGTGCAATCAGGACTCGGACTGCGAGCGGGGCAAGAGCTGCTCCGGCAACCAGTGCGTCACCTGCGCCTCCAATGACAGCTGCGCCGGCAACTCCTGCAACTGCTGCCCCTCGGGCACCCAGTGCGCCGCCCCCACCCCTGGCACCTCCCCCACCTGCGTCGAATGCACCAATGACTCCCAATGCGCGGACGGCAAGACGTGTGACATCGCCAACGGGCGCTGCGTGGATGCCATCGCCCAGTGCAACACCTCGGACCGCTGTGGCCAGGACTGTGTAAAGTGCCCCACCGAACGCCCCCTCTGCCTCGATGGACAGGTCTGTGTGCAGTGCCGCAATGACCTCGAATGTGGCAGCGGCCAGTTCTGCATCAGCGGCGAGTGCGCCTCCTGCATCACCGACCGCCACTGCGGCTCACGCTGCAGCGCCTGTCCCAGCGACGCCCCCTTCTGCCTCTCCGATGGCACCTCCGTCGGCAGTTCCTGCGTCGCCTGCCGGAACGACGTCGACTGCGGCAGTGGCCAGTGTGACACCTCCACCCACACCTGTCTGCCCACCAACGGCTGTGAGGTGAGCTGCGCCGAAGGCACCCTGTGCAATGGCTCCGCCTGCGTCCAATGCTTCGCCGATGCGCATTGCCCCTGCGGCGGCTCGTGTGATGTGGCGCAGGGCACCTGCAACAGCTCCTGCGCGGAGAGTGGCGACTGTCTCGGTGTCCAGCACTGCTCGACCGCCACCCAGCTGTGCGAACGGGGGCGCCGCATGCCCGGCACCGAGCCTCAGGGCGGCTCCTTCTGTTGCGAGACGACGACCGCGGATCTTCCCTCCACCGGTGGCGGTGCCTTCCTGGCCATGCTCCTGGTAGGCCTCCTGTTCCTCTACTCCCACCGCCGCGTATGA
- a CDS encoding GTPase, with the protein MTSLIALRAALESSLDALPTPERFIRSEDADRARRLSERLRRDLLPRLGGDAPLLLVAIAGPNNVGKSTLFNSLIGVSLSPARPEGGLTKQCLAAANPETWTGELRDFLIRRYDILPVPPRTEAPVDQPGPAGRLYLVLEEAVPRGLLVMDTPDFDSVYRDNRDRTEALLVTVDVLIFVVSRQTYQNAALVDFLRAAVGRGRPYLLIYNEATREEVARGHLDKLAADVGQPPLARFLAPHQPEVETGQRPLATYPLDDQPALSVLLGQAEHVRELKSRALAASLADARAEMEALGHAAREASHEPERLRQRLRHELLAVGRSAALKGVPADVLVDAFRDELDARSSFHRYVRLPFRALATALTFVSRKVRQSFTGPTPADAPVLHATDETLRDGVRRLVDVLAPEVAAWRGDGATRALLAEAFGAATLARIEEPLGFDALHVHAADRESLYAFCRSLVGDELQGSMREELIQALTTLVYSVPSGAAAAATVATGGMGHDAIIWAGTLLSTPLLERFVDLLGADVRARVTQRWADAHGATLAQALEKRFFAEVLIHLDAQAADWIHTAHALEDTSRKLTPESAPSPSH; encoded by the coding sequence ATGACTTCTCTGATCGCGCTGCGCGCAGCCCTGGAGTCTTCCCTCGACGCCCTGCCCACGCCCGAGCGTTTCATCCGGAGCGAGGATGCGGACAGGGCCCGGCGCCTCTCCGAGCGTCTCCGGAGGGACCTGCTGCCCCGGCTCGGAGGAGATGCGCCGCTGCTGCTGGTGGCGATCGCCGGGCCCAACAACGTGGGCAAGTCCACCCTCTTCAACTCGCTCATCGGCGTGTCCTTGTCGCCGGCACGCCCTGAAGGAGGGCTCACCAAGCAGTGCCTCGCCGCCGCGAACCCCGAGACGTGGACGGGTGAGCTGCGCGACTTCCTCATCCGCCGCTACGACATCCTCCCAGTTCCGCCCCGCACGGAAGCACCAGTGGATCAACCGGGCCCGGCCGGCCGGCTCTACCTGGTGCTCGAGGAAGCAGTCCCTCGGGGGCTGCTGGTGATGGACACGCCGGATTTCGACAGCGTCTACCGCGACAACCGCGACCGGACCGAGGCCCTGCTCGTCACCGTGGACGTGCTCATCTTCGTGGTCAGCCGACAGACGTACCAGAACGCGGCGCTGGTGGACTTCCTGCGGGCCGCGGTGGGACGGGGGCGCCCCTACTTGCTCATCTACAACGAGGCCACGCGGGAGGAGGTGGCGCGCGGGCACCTGGACAAGCTCGCCGCGGACGTGGGCCAGCCTCCCCTGGCGCGCTTCCTGGCCCCCCACCAGCCCGAGGTGGAGACCGGACAACGCCCGCTGGCCACCTACCCTCTGGATGACCAGCCTGCGCTCTCGGTGCTTCTCGGCCAGGCCGAGCATGTCCGAGAGCTCAAGTCCCGGGCGCTGGCGGCCTCGCTGGCGGATGCGCGCGCGGAGATGGAAGCCCTGGGCCACGCGGCGAGGGAGGCCTCCCACGAGCCGGAGCGGCTCCGCCAGCGGCTACGTCACGAGTTGCTCGCGGTGGGCCGGAGCGCAGCGCTCAAGGGCGTGCCCGCGGACGTGCTCGTAGACGCCTTTCGCGACGAACTGGACGCGCGCAGCTCCTTCCACCGCTACGTGCGCCTGCCCTTCCGGGCGCTCGCCACGGCGTTGACGTTCGTCTCACGCAAGGTGCGCCAGTCCTTCACAGGGCCCACGCCCGCCGACGCGCCCGTCCTTCACGCCACGGACGAGACGCTGCGCGACGGGGTGCGGCGGCTGGTGGACGTGCTGGCCCCCGAGGTCGCGGCATGGCGAGGCGATGGAGCGACGCGCGCACTGCTGGCAGAAGCCTTCGGCGCGGCAACACTGGCCCGGATTGAAGAGCCTCTCGGCTTCGATGCCCTTCACGTCCACGCCGCCGATCGCGAGAGCCTCTACGCGTTCTGCCGGAGCCTCGTGGGGGACGAGCTCCAGGGCAGCATGCGCGAGGAGCTGATCCAGGCCCTCACCACCCTCGTCTACTCCGTTCCCTCGGGCGCTGCGGCGGCCGCCACGGTGGCCACGGGCGGCATGGGCCATGATGCGATCATCTGGGCGGGCACCCTGCTGTCCACGCCGCTGCTGGAGCGCTTCGTGGATCTGCTCGGCGCCGACGTGAGGGCCCGCGTCACGCAGCGCTGGGCGGATGCTCACGGCGCCACGTTGGCTCAAGCCCTGGAGAAACGTTTCTTCGCGGAGGTGTTGATACATCTGGACGCCCAAGCCGCCGATTGGATCCATACCGCCCACGCGCTGGAGGACACCTCGCGAAAACTCACGCCAGAATCGGCGCCTTCCCCATCCCATTGA
- a CDS encoding helix-turn-helix domain-containing protein, whose translation MGMDKKPAKNPKKLLGPNIREARTRLNISQARLAELLEMSTEVLGRMERKEALPRLERFVLLCEILGTTPNQMLGFSVGVGLPQTPRMSPAYDEMMTLMRHFVVEMEAKLAEDERKELMQVFAHLQRLITLTKKRKAEAAKSRRALAKRGRPAD comes from the coding sequence ATGGGCATGGATAAGAAGCCGGCGAAAAACCCCAAGAAATTGTTGGGGCCCAACATCCGCGAGGCCCGAACCCGGCTCAACATCTCCCAAGCCCGTCTCGCAGAATTGCTCGAAATGTCGACCGAAGTATTAGGCCGCATGGAACGCAAAGAAGCGCTGCCCCGGTTGGAACGATTCGTCCTGCTGTGCGAAATCCTCGGAACGACCCCCAATCAGATGCTCGGCTTCAGCGTGGGGGTGGGCCTCCCGCAGACCCCCCGGATGTCTCCCGCGTACGACGAGATGATGACGCTGATGCGTCACTTCGTCGTGGAGATGGAAGCCAAGCTGGCGGAAGACGAGCGCAAGGAGCTGATGCAGGTCTTCGCCCATCTGCAGCGGCTCATCACGCTCACCAAGAAGAGAAAGGCGGAGGCCGCGAAATCCCGCCGCGCACTCGCCAAGCGGGGAAGACCCGCAGATTAG
- a CDS encoding helix-turn-helix domain-containing protein, whose protein sequence is MDTSDEERERKRVEALRKNLGANTRRARERLGITQEQMAEMLGISPEVYGRMERGLIFPRVERLAVICEKLGESSDRLLGLANPQEALPATGTPGYDELLPVLHRLMPVMPRLTQLQRVAVRRHIADFQRLLSTFLGAEPMERRRRRRTSHAPAR, encoded by the coding sequence ATGGACACCAGTGATGAAGAGCGCGAACGCAAGCGTGTGGAGGCGCTCAGAAAGAACCTCGGAGCCAACACCCGCAGGGCACGGGAGCGCCTCGGCATCACTCAGGAGCAGATGGCCGAGATGCTGGGCATTTCCCCGGAAGTGTACGGGCGCATGGAGCGTGGGCTCATCTTCCCGAGGGTGGAGCGGCTGGCGGTCATCTGCGAGAAGCTGGGCGAGTCCTCCGACCGGCTGCTGGGGCTCGCCAATCCCCAGGAGGCCCTGCCCGCCACCGGGACCCCTGGCTACGACGAACTGCTCCCCGTTCTGCACCGGCTCATGCCCGTGATGCCGAGGCTAACGCAGCTCCAGCGCGTCGCGGTTCGGCGTCACATCGCGGACTTCCAGCGCCTCCTGAGCACCTTCCTGGGAGCGGAGCCGATGGAACGGCGCCGCAGACGGCGCACTTCTCACGCTCCAGCACGGTAG
- a CDS encoding helix-turn-helix domain-containing protein, with protein MDSLDRRTLGRNIRQARHRLGLTQEQMAERINMTPEVYGRMERGYLVPRLERFVVICRVLGETPNRLISSHEPSTAEEETSASSGPAEVPIEDLPHRLGANMRDARKRMGLTQVEMAERIRMPVDLYGRLERGETLPRLDNFVTICQVLGEMSDQLLGLSPPSTNKPR; from the coding sequence ATGGACAGCCTCGACAGAAGGACGCTGGGCAGGAACATCCGCCAGGCCCGTCATCGGCTGGGTCTCACTCAGGAGCAGATGGCTGAGCGGATAAACATGACGCCCGAGGTATACGGACGCATGGAGCGCGGCTACCTCGTGCCCCGGCTCGAGCGCTTCGTGGTCATCTGCCGTGTGCTCGGCGAGACACCGAACCGGCTGATATCGAGCCACGAGCCCTCGACAGCAGAGGAGGAGACCTCTGCGTCATCGGGCCCTGCGGAAGTCCCGATCGAGGATCTCCCGCACAGGCTGGGCGCCAACATGCGAGACGCCCGGAAGCGCATGGGGCTCACACAGGTGGAGATGGCCGAGCGGATTCGCATGCCGGTGGACCTGTACGGCCGACTGGAGCGTGGGGAGACCCTGCCCAGGTTGGACAACTTCGTCACCATCTGCCAGGTCCTCGGTGAGATGTCCGACCAACTGCTCGGGCTGTCCCCTCCTTCCACCAACAAACCTCGCTGA